A region from the Streptosporangium sp. NBC_01756 genome encodes:
- a CDS encoding MGMT family protein yields the protein MEPVGHPPPYAERVLDLVERIPSGMVMSYGDIAEYLGEGGPRQVGRVMSTWGGGVPWWRVVHADGTPPPGHEQSTMARWRQERTPLRGARADMRVARWDGLPANTE from the coding sequence ATGGAGCCGGTAGGGCATCCGCCTCCGTACGCGGAACGGGTGCTCGACCTGGTCGAACGCATCCCGTCCGGCATGGTGATGTCCTACGGCGACATCGCCGAATATCTCGGCGAGGGAGGTCCCCGCCAGGTCGGCAGAGTCATGTCCACCTGGGGCGGCGGCGTGCCCTGGTGGCGTGTCGTGCACGCGGACGGGACCCCTCCGCCCGGCCACGAGCAGAGCACCATGGCCAGATGGCGGCAGGAGCGGACCCCGCTGAGGGGTGCCCGCGCCGACATGCGGGTAGCGCGATGGGATGGATTGCCAGCGAATACGGAGTAA